One genomic region from Phoenix dactylifera cultivar Barhee BC4 unplaced genomic scaffold, palm_55x_up_171113_PBpolish2nd_filt_p 000261F, whole genome shotgun sequence encodes:
- the LOC103717346 gene encoding prohibitin-3, mitochondrial-like has protein sequence MAAGGGQAAASFLTNVARTAIGLGVGASLLNSSLYTVDGGQRAVLFDRFRGVLDDTVGEGTHFLIPWLQKPYIFDIRTRPHTFTSHSGTKDLQMVNLTLRVLSRPDVYRLPTIFTSLGIEYDEKVLPSIGNEVLKAVVAQFNADQLLTERPHVSALVRDSLIRRARDFNIVLDDVAITHLSYGAEFSQAVEKKQVAQQEAERSKFLVARAEQERRAAVIRAEGESEAAKLISDATAAVGTGILELRRIEAAREIAATLSRSPNVVYLPGANNMLLGLNPTSMAQGR, from the coding sequence atggcggccggcggcgggcAGGCGGCGGCGTCGTTCCTGACGAACGTGGCCCGGACGGCAATCGGCCTCGGCGTCGGCGCGAGCCTCCTGAACTCGTCCCTCTACACCGTCGACGGCGGCCAGCGTGCCGTCCTCTTCGACCGGTTCCGCGGCGTCCTCGACGATACCGTCGGCGAGGGCACCCACTTCCTGATCCCCTGGCTCCAGAAACCCTACATCTTCGACATCCGCACCCGCCCCCACACCTTCACCTCCCACTCCGGCACCAAAGATCTCCAGATGGTCAACCTCACCCTCCGCGTCCTCTCGCGCCCCGACGTCTACCGCCTCCCCACCATCTTCACCTCCCTCGGCATCGAGTACGACGAGAAGGTCCTCCCCTCCATCGGCAACGAGGTCCTTAAGGCCGTCGTCGCCCAGTTCAACGCCGACCAGCTCCTCACCGAGCGGCCCCACGTCTCCGCCCTCGTACGCGACTCCCTCATCCGCCGCGCCCGCGACTTCAACATCGTCCTCGACGACGTCGCCATAACCCACCTCTCCTACGGCGCGGAGTTCTCCCAGGCCGTCGAGAAGAAGCAGGTCGCCCAGCAGGAGGCCGAGCGGTCCAAGTTCCTCGTCGCCCGGGCCGAGCAGGAGCGCCGGGCTGCCGTCATCCGTGCCGAGGGAGAGAGTGAAGCCGCCAAGCTCATATCGGATGCTACTGCTGCTGTCGGCACCGGGATCCTCGAGCTCAGGAGGATCGAGGCTGCGAGGGAGATCGCCGCTACCCTGTCCAGGTCGCCCAATGTCGTCTACCTTCCGGGAGCGAACAACATGCTGCTTGGCCTCAATCCCACCAGCATGGCGCAGGGCCGTTGA